From a region of the uncultured Desulfatiglans sp. genome:
- the iorA gene encoding Indolepyruvate oxidoreductase subunit IorA, with protein sequence MTTRSEFLLGNGAIALGLLEAGCQVLTSYPGTPSSEILPETVRLMQSEGIHAYTEWSTNEKVALDTAYAAAVAGKRAACCMKQVGLNVAADSLMSSAYLGVTGALVIISCDDPGPHSSQTEQDTRFMARLAKVPVFDPSSPEEARQMVKAAMDLSAEFRLPVILRPAIRVCHARQNMTWGPIASDTGKAAFERNPLRWAATPKFRLKLHGELNQKLEAIQERFEAFAPFNAGAAAPPARVPLGIVAGGVPSAAVADLLAEEGLSDIPILKLGAPFPFPYKSADVFMDRCDRVLVLEETDTFIEYLLGDRKKVLGRLSGHVPAEGELVPERIAAILDKTLNEAGLQPLSSGPDLGVRALVEGLGLPMRRPTLCPGCPHRASFFAIRKAQPKAIFTSDIGCYTLGLNLGAVDTCLDMGAGITMAAGFYHAFAADGETQPVVATIGDSTFFHSGTAGLINAVYNNARFVLVILDNEITAMTGMQPTPGLGLRADGTRGKAVSIERVVEGCGIEFLRVVDPYALAEMTRAVKEAASYTLEPDGGIAVIIARHPCVIAYRKEAIPVRRTVTVTDDCVECRLCLERFECPALYHDEALGKTAVNQALCTGCGVCIQVCPKGAIKEV encoded by the coding sequence GTGACGACGCGCTCTGAATTTCTGTTGGGAAACGGGGCCATTGCGCTGGGCCTGCTGGAGGCGGGCTGCCAGGTCCTGACCTCCTACCCCGGGACCCCGAGCTCTGAAATCCTGCCCGAAACGGTGCGGCTGATGCAGTCCGAGGGCATCCATGCCTACACCGAGTGGTCCACGAACGAAAAGGTCGCACTGGACACCGCCTACGCCGCCGCCGTGGCCGGGAAACGGGCGGCCTGCTGCATGAAGCAGGTCGGGCTCAACGTCGCCGCGGATTCCCTGATGAGTTCAGCCTACCTCGGCGTTACGGGCGCGCTGGTCATCATCTCGTGCGACGATCCGGGGCCGCACTCCTCCCAGACCGAACAGGACACGCGCTTCATGGCGCGCCTTGCCAAGGTGCCGGTCTTCGATCCCTCCTCGCCCGAGGAGGCCCGGCAAATGGTGAAGGCCGCGATGGACCTTTCGGCGGAATTCCGCCTTCCGGTCATCCTTCGGCCTGCGATCCGGGTCTGCCATGCGAGGCAGAACATGACCTGGGGCCCCATTGCATCCGACACCGGGAAGGCTGCCTTCGAAAGGAACCCCCTGCGTTGGGCCGCCACACCAAAATTCAGGTTGAAGCTCCACGGCGAACTGAACCAGAAGCTCGAAGCCATCCAGGAGCGCTTCGAGGCCTTCGCACCGTTCAATGCGGGAGCCGCCGCCCCGCCCGCCCGAGTCCCCCTGGGCATCGTGGCCGGTGGGGTGCCGAGCGCCGCCGTGGCCGACCTGCTGGCAGAGGAGGGCCTCTCCGATATCCCGATCCTCAAACTCGGGGCTCCTTTTCCTTTCCCCTACAAATCGGCCGACGTCTTCATGGACCGATGCGACCGGGTCCTGGTCCTGGAGGAAACCGACACCTTCATCGAATACCTCCTGGGTGACCGTAAAAAGGTCCTGGGCCGTCTGTCCGGACATGTCCCGGCCGAAGGCGAACTCGTTCCCGAGCGGATCGCCGCGATCCTGGACAAGACCCTGAACGAGGCCGGTCTGCAGCCGCTTTCCTCCGGCCCCGACCTCGGGGTGCGGGCCCTGGTGGAAGGCCTCGGCCTGCCGATGCGCCGGCCCACGCTGTGCCCCGGGTGCCCTCACCGGGCCTCTTTCTTCGCCATACGCAAGGCCCAGCCCAAGGCCATCTTCACTTCGGACATCGGCTGCTACACCCTCGGGCTCAACCTCGGGGCCGTCGACACGTGCCTCGACATGGGCGCCGGCATCACCATGGCCGCTGGATTCTACCACGCCTTCGCAGCCGACGGCGAGACACAGCCCGTCGTCGCCACCATCGGCGATTCGACCTTCTTCCACTCCGGAACGGCCGGGTTGATCAACGCCGTCTACAACAACGCACGCTTCGTCCTGGTGATCCTCGACAACGAAATCACCGCCATGACCGGGATGCAGCCCACCCCTGGGCTCGGCCTGCGCGCCGATGGAACCCGGGGGAAGGCCGTCTCGATCGAAAGGGTGGTGGAAGGCTGCGGGATCGAGTTTCTGCGAGTGGTGGACCCCTATGCCTTGGCCGAAATGACCCGCGCCGTCAAGGAGGCGGCCAGCTACACCCTTGAACCCGACGGCGGGATCGCCGTGATCATCGCGCGCCACCCCTGTGTCATCGCCTACCGCAAAGAGGCCATTCCGGTGCGCAGGACGGTGACCGTCACGGATGACTGTGTGGAATGCCGCCTGTGCCTCGAGCGCTTCGAGTGCCCCGCTCTCTATCATGACGAGGCCCTGGGGAAAACGGCCGTCAACCAGGCC
- a CDS encoding conserved hypothetical protein (Evidence 4 : Unknown function but conserved in other organisms) produces the protein MENPIVPPGDDFEIRCPRLGHQISFAYCRRENHGLPCSRTLICWHPYFPVEAFLRTELTQEEWDAVFEAPPRPKLLSLVELIEKAKERNVKK, from the coding sequence ATGGAAAATCCGATCGTCCCCCCCGGCGATGACTTCGAGATCCGATGCCCTCGGCTGGGGCACCAGATCAGCTTCGCCTATTGCCGCCGCGAAAACCACGGGCTGCCCTGCTCGAGAACCCTGATCTGCTGGCATCCCTACTTCCCTGTAGAGGCCTTCCTGCGCACGGAATTGACGCAGGAAGAGTGGGATGCCGTGTTCGAGGCGCCTCCCAGGCCGAAACTGCTTTCCCTGGTCGAATTGATTGAAAAGGCCAAAGAAAGGAACGTGAAAAAGTGA
- the trpB gene encoding Tryptophan synthase beta chain 2, with product MQTRKIVLPESEIPRQWYNVMPDMPTPMEPPLHPGTGQPVGPEDLLPIFPMPLIEQEVSQDSYIDIPDEVLEKYLIWRPTPLYRAYALEKFLQTPARIYYKNEGVSPAGSHKPNTAIAQVYYNKISGTKRITTETGAGQWGSALCFCCSLFGIEAKVYMVKVSFHQKPYRRIMMETWGGQCVASPSTETQAGRSILAQNPESPGSLGIAISEAVEAAVQDEDTKYSLGSVLNHVMMHQTINGLECQKQMAMAGDYPDVIIGCAGGGSNFAGICLPFVRDKINGKDIDIIGVEPTSCPTMTRGPFAYDFGDTVQMTPLLPMYTLGHNFVPEGIHAGGLRYHGMAPIISQLAMSNLIRAEAVPQLETFKAGITFARTEGFISAPETDHAIAMAIREALKAKEEGKEKVILFNWSGHGLVDMAAYEAYLSGKLEDHALAEEEIQRALRDIASLPKPKQYRG from the coding sequence ATGCAGACCAGGAAAATCGTGTTGCCGGAATCGGAGATACCAAGGCAGTGGTACAACGTGATGCCCGACATGCCCACCCCCATGGAACCCCCTCTGCACCCGGGCACCGGTCAGCCCGTAGGGCCGGAGGACCTTCTGCCGATCTTCCCCATGCCCCTGATCGAGCAGGAAGTCAGTCAGGATTCGTACATCGACATCCCTGACGAGGTGCTGGAAAAATATCTCATCTGGCGCCCTACCCCCCTTTACCGCGCCTATGCCCTCGAAAAGTTCCTCCAGACGCCGGCAAGGATCTATTACAAGAATGAAGGGGTGAGCCCGGCCGGGAGCCACAAACCGAACACCGCCATCGCCCAGGTCTACTACAACAAGATCTCCGGGACAAAGCGCATCACGACCGAGACGGGGGCCGGGCAGTGGGGCAGCGCGCTCTGCTTCTGCTGCTCGCTCTTCGGGATCGAAGCCAAGGTGTACATGGTCAAGGTGAGCTTCCATCAGAAGCCTTATCGGCGGATCATGATGGAAACCTGGGGCGGCCAGTGCGTCGCCAGCCCGAGCACCGAGACACAGGCCGGGCGCAGCATCCTCGCGCAGAACCCCGAATCGCCAGGCAGCCTCGGAATCGCCATCAGCGAAGCGGTGGAAGCCGCCGTCCAGGATGAAGACACGAAATACTCCCTCGGAAGCGTCCTGAACCACGTGATGATGCACCAGACGATCAACGGCCTGGAGTGCCAGAAGCAGATGGCCATGGCCGGCGATTATCCGGACGTGATCATCGGCTGCGCCGGGGGCGGAAGCAACTTCGCCGGGATCTGCCTCCCCTTCGTGCGTGACAAGATCAACGGCAAGGATATCGACATCATCGGCGTCGAGCCGACCTCCTGCCCGACCATGACCCGCGGCCCCTTCGCCTATGATTTCGGTGACACGGTCCAAATGACCCCGCTCCTTCCGATGTACACCCTCGGGCACAACTTCGTCCCGGAAGGCATCCACGCCGGCGGCCTCCGCTACCACGGGATGGCCCCCATCATCAGCCAGCTCGCCATGAGCAACCTGATCCGGGCGGAGGCCGTGCCTCAGCTCGAGACCTTCAAGGCCGGGATCACCTTCGCCCGTACGGAAGGCTTCATCAGCGCGCCCGAGACGGATCACGCCATAGCGATGGCCATCCGCGAGGCCCTCAAGGCCAAGGAGGAAGGGAAGGAAAAGGTCATCCTCTTCAACTGGAGCGGCCACGGGCTGGTGGACATGGCGGCCTACGAGGCCTATCTGTCCGGAAAACTCGAGGATCACGCCCTGGCCGAGGAGGAGATCCAGCGCGCGCTCAGAGACATCGCCTCCCTTCCCAAACCGAAGCAGTATCGCGGTTAA
- a CDS encoding hypothetical protein (Evidence 5 : Unknown function), with amino-acid sequence MLPIPSGDETGFFLSGSCLSGTKERSEKRFDRGLKKPEDGTGCLIGRQGRVFGMAAAADPGNNGGAGP; translated from the coding sequence ATGCTCCCCATCCCGAGCGGCGATGAAACCGGTTTTTTTCTTTCGGGTTCTTGTCTTTCAGGAACAAAGGAGAGGAGTGAAAAAAGATTCGATCGAGGGCTCAAAAAACCGGAAGACGGGACGGGATGTCTGATCGGCCGACAGGGGCGGGTTTTTGGAATGGCGGCTGCGGCGGACCCCGGAAACAACGGGGGCGCAGGCCCATGA
- a CDS encoding conserved hypothetical protein (Evidence 4 : Unknown function but conserved in other organisms), with amino-acid sequence MIQNNLARATKEPWGLLTSLDIYDCNPDTIRDAEAIKRFVVELCDLIEMRRFGECQVVHFGEDERVAGYSMLQLIETSLISGHFANLTNAVYLDIFSCKLYDPDKVTEFSKRFFGGKSVNVHITERM; translated from the coding sequence ATGATTCAGAACAATCTTGCCCGTGCAACCAAGGAGCCCTGGGGTCTATTGACGAGCCTGGACATTTATGACTGTAACCCCGATACCATTAGGGACGCCGAAGCGATCAAACGCTTCGTAGTGGAACTGTGTGATCTGATCGAGATGCGCCGGTTTGGAGAGTGCCAGGTCGTGCACTTCGGCGAGGATGAACGCGTCGCCGGATACTCGATGCTGCAGCTCATCGAAACGTCGCTGATTTCGGGCCACTTTGCGAATCTGACCAATGCCGTATACCTGGACATCTTCAGCTGCAAATTGTATGACCCCGATAAGGTGACCGAATTTTCTAAACGCTTCTTCGGCGGCAAATCCGTCAACGTGCACATCACCGAACGGATGTAG
- a CDS encoding hypothetical protein (Evidence 5 : Unknown function) yields MSAPKGWASPRGPWTAPSGISRHGINSGIPSEPTRRTSSRSPRWPRASTPPATWSTKPPSGRTRGGPITPSPPWPNGMPERPAPTPPRRRFKSTGATGTSQNMTSSVFIAMPRSSRSMKGPKKSKRLSSPDPCSEASTTGEENAGWIQIKTLESLVINTQKQTRSCSLFYFSLGHVEIH; encoded by the coding sequence ATGTCGGCGCCGAAGGGGTGGGCATCGCCCAGGGGGCCCTGGACCGCGCCATCCGGCATCTCAAGACACGGCATCAATTCGGGCATCCCCTCGGAGCCTACCAGGCGAACCAGTTCAAGGTCGCCGAGATGGCCACGCGCATCCACGCCGCCCGCAACATGGTCTACGAAGCCGCCTTCAGGGCGGACCAGGGGAGGCCCGATCACACCCTCACCGCCATGGCCAAATGGTATGCCGGAGAGACCTGCACCTACACCGCCCAGGAGGCGCTTCAAATCCACGGGGGCTACGGGTACTTCGCAGAATATGACATCGAGCGTTTTTATCGCGATGCCAAGATCATCGAGATCTATGAAGGGACCAAAGAAATCGAAAAGATTATCATCGCCCGATCCCTGCTCTGAGGCAAGCACGACCGGAGAGGAAAACGCCGGCTGGATTCAAATCAAGACATTGGAATCATTGGTAATCAATACACAAAAGCAAACACGGAGTTGTTCCCTGTTCTATTTTTCTCTGGGGCATGTCGAAATTCATTGA
- the acrC gene encoding Acryloyl-CoA reductase (NADH) produces the protein MDFDLTKEQKDIARAAGEFAEGEFPDLARECDREERYPMELVRKAAGLGFIGVNLPEAYGGTGYGYLEKCLVCEAFWRVDPGLGSVLISATFGADMILLFGNEAQKKTWLQPLTCGQAVMGSAITEPDAGSDVASTRTEARAAEDGYIIDGSKMFITNGTVGSYFVVLCLTDPDNPSRHRRHSVILVERDRPGFEANKLRHKLGIRASDTAELVFKTVRVPKDHLIGEEGQGFYQFMHFFNLTRIHVGAEGVGIAQGALDRAIRHLKTRHQFGHPLGAYQANQFKVAEMATRIHAARNMVYEAAFRADQGRPDHTLTAMAKWYAGETCTYTAQEALQIHGGYGYFAEYDIERFYRDAKIIEIYEGTKEIEKIIIARSLL, from the coding sequence ATGGACTTCGATCTCACCAAAGAACAGAAAGATATAGCCCGCGCCGCAGGCGAATTCGCCGAAGGCGAATTCCCCGACCTCGCCAGGGAATGCGACCGGGAGGAACGGTATCCGATGGAGTTGGTCCGCAAGGCCGCGGGGCTGGGTTTCATCGGCGTCAACCTGCCCGAGGCCTATGGAGGCACCGGGTACGGCTATCTTGAAAAATGCCTGGTCTGTGAGGCCTTCTGGCGGGTCGATCCGGGCCTTGGCTCTGTCTTGATCTCAGCGACTTTCGGTGCCGATATGATCCTGCTTTTCGGGAACGAAGCCCAGAAGAAGACCTGGCTCCAGCCCCTCACCTGCGGCCAGGCGGTCATGGGTTCGGCCATTACGGAACCCGACGCCGGCAGCGACGTCGCCTCCACACGGACCGAGGCGCGTGCCGCAGAGGACGGCTACATCATCGACGGATCGAAGATGTTCATCACCAACGGCACGGTGGGCAGCTATTTCGTCGTCCTGTGCCTGACCGACCCCGACAACCCTTCGAGGCACCGGCGGCACAGCGTCATTCTGGTCGAGCGGGACCGCCCAGGCTTCGAGGCCAACAAACTCCGCCACAAACTAGGGATACGGGCCTCGGACACCGCCGAATTGGTGTTCAAGACCGTCCGCGTTCCCAAAGATCACCTGATCGGGGAGGAAGGGCAGGGGTTTTATCAGTTCATGCATTTTTTCAATCTCACCCGCATCCATGTCGGCGCCGAAGGGGTGGGCATCGCCCAGGGGGCCCTGGACCGCGCCATCCGGCATCTCAAGACACGGCATCAATTCGGGCATCCCCTCGGAGCCTACCAGGCGAACCAGTTCAAGGTCGCCGAGATGGCCACGCGCATCCACGCCGCCCGCAACATGGTCTACGAAGCCGCCTTCAGGGCGGACCAGGGGAGGCCCGATCACACCCTCACCGCCATGGCCAAATGGTATGCCGGAGAGACCTGCACCTACACCGCCCAGGAGGCGCTTCAAATCCACGGGGGCTACGGGTACTTCGCAGAATATGACATCGAGCGTTTTTATCGCGATGCCAAGATCATCGAGATCTATGAAGGGACCAAAGAAATCGAAAAGATTATCATCGCCCGATCCCTGCTCTGA
- the yhbY gene encoding RNA-binding protein YhbY yields MEYMNSMHRLDSSQRKYLRGLAHRLKPVVLIGQKGLTGGVAQSIDQALEAHELVKVKFIDLKEKGLKEAIALEIEQKMECQSVGAIGHTVILYRRQSQPEKRRIALPVAREDEGAKG; encoded by the coding sequence ATGGAGTATATGAATTCGATGCATCGACTCGACAGTTCACAGCGAAAATATTTGCGCGGTTTGGCACATCGTTTGAAGCCGGTCGTTCTAATCGGACAGAAGGGCCTGACCGGGGGTGTCGCCCAATCGATCGATCAGGCCTTGGAAGCCCATGAGCTGGTCAAGGTGAAATTCATCGATCTCAAGGAAAAGGGTCTGAAGGAAGCGATCGCCCTCGAGATCGAGCAGAAGATGGAGTGCCAGTCCGTGGGCGCCATCGGGCATACGGTGATCCTCTATCGCCGGCAGAGCCAGCCGGAAAAACGGCGGATTGCGCTTCCGGTGGCCCGAGAGGATGAGGGAGCGAAGGGATAG
- a CDS encoding hypothetical protein (Evidence 5 : Unknown function): MDLKRCYEVLEVGPDADPDEIRKAYRDLASVWHPDRFAGNERLSGKAAEKIKEINVAYETLSASWKSRPDDGQGGDPSRSEERDEPERGRRQPETETQLERLVETGTGLVLSAYSRLSRAVRSWLESGGADGPGSRPAGGRGAGGLAGGAGAGRGCRRAGGGGRRAGRGRRR, encoded by the coding sequence ATGGATCTGAAGCGGTGCTATGAAGTCCTGGAGGTCGGCCCGGACGCTGATCCGGATGAGATTCGAAAGGCCTACAGGGACCTGGCCAGCGTCTGGCATCCGGACCGTTTTGCCGGCAATGAAAGGCTGAGCGGAAAGGCGGCCGAAAAGATCAAAGAGATCAATGTGGCCTATGAAACCCTGTCCGCTTCCTGGAAGAGCCGTCCAGACGATGGGCAAGGGGGGGATCCTTCCCGGTCCGAGGAACGGGACGAACCGGAACGCGGGAGGCGGCAGCCGGAGACGGAAACCCAGCTGGAGCGTCTGGTCGAAACGGGCACCGGCCTGGTCCTGTCGGCGTATTCGCGTCTGTCGAGGGCGGTCAGGAGTTGGCTCGAGAGCGGCGGCGCAGATGGCCCGGGCAGCCGACCGGCAGGTGGAAGAGGGGCCGGGGGCCTTGCAGGGGGAGCCGGGGCCGGCCGGGGTTGCAGGCGTGCCGGAGGCGGCGGTCGTCGCGCAGGACGGGGACGGCGCAGATAG
- a CDS encoding hypothetical protein (Evidence 5 : Unknown function) → MWPMKPCPLPGRAVQTMGKGGILPGPRNGTNRNAGGGSRRRKPSWSVWSKRAPAWSCRRIRVCRGRSGVGSRAAAQMARAADRQVEEGPGALQGEPGPAGVAGVPEAAVVAQDGDGADRRGAWWTNCSSTRSSTASRASRPGPGCRAPL, encoded by the coding sequence ATGTGGCCTATGAAACCCTGTCCGCTTCCTGGAAGAGCCGTCCAGACGATGGGCAAGGGGGGGATCCTTCCCGGTCCGAGGAACGGGACGAACCGGAACGCGGGAGGCGGCAGCCGGAGACGGAAACCCAGCTGGAGCGTCTGGTCGAAACGGGCACCGGCCTGGTCCTGTCGGCGTATTCGCGTCTGTCGAGGGCGGTCAGGAGTTGGCTCGAGAGCGGCGGCGCAGATGGCCCGGGCAGCCGACCGGCAGGTGGAAGAGGGGCCGGGGGCCTTGCAGGGGGAGCCGGGGCCGGCCGGGGTTGCAGGCGTGCCGGAGGCGGCGGTCGTCGCGCAGGACGGGGACGGCGCAGATAGGCGGGGTGCATGGTGGACGAACTGCTCGTCAACGAGATCTTCTACAGCATCCAGGGCGAGTCGTCCTGGGCCGGGCTGCCGTGCGCCTTTGTAA